One window of the Capnocytophaga haemolytica genome contains the following:
- a CDS encoding mechanosensitive ion channel family protein — protein MNEFTTLDFEAVLKEWITNLIKYIPTLLATIALYIAGRYLIRFITKVLKSLMERRNVDTALEGFLLQVVRWILYIALFLTIVQIIGLPATQFIAIITSGFVAVGLALQGSLSNFASGIMILVFKPFRVGDTIEGNGEKGVVKNIGLFATTLNKGDNEQVIIPNTQLTSNSIINYTREEKRRVRVPVGIGYTSDIQKAREILLDIAAKEPLSLKESDVAPSVIVEELADSSVNIALRYWCKSTDYGTCYYRTLEEIKYRFDAEGIEIPFPQTDVYLHKT, from the coding sequence ATGAATGAGTTTACAACCTTAGATTTTGAAGCCGTACTTAAGGAGTGGATTACGAATCTTATCAAGTACATCCCTACTTTGCTGGCTACCATTGCCTTGTACATTGCAGGGCGTTATCTTATCCGATTTATTACCAAAGTGTTAAAGAGCCTGATGGAGCGGCGTAATGTCGATACCGCTTTGGAGGGATTCCTGTTGCAGGTGGTGCGTTGGATTCTCTACATCGCACTTTTCCTAACCATTGTGCAGATCATTGGGCTGCCTGCCACTCAGTTTATTGCCATCATCACTTCGGGCTTTGTAGCGGTAGGCCTGGCGTTGCAAGGTTCGCTATCGAACTTTGCCAGTGGCATTATGATATTGGTGTTCAAGCCCTTCCGTGTAGGTGACACTATCGAAGGTAATGGCGAAAAGGGTGTGGTGAAGAATATCGGCTTATTCGCCACTACGCTCAATAAAGGCGATAATGAGCAGGTGATTATCCCTAATACGCAGCTTACCAGCAATAGCATCATCAACTACACACGTGAGGAGAAGCGGCGCGTGCGGGTTCCTGTGGGCATAGGCTATACCTCGGACATACAAAAAGCGCGCGAAATACTCTTAGACATCGCCGCTAAGGAACCACTCTCCCTGAAAGAAAGCGATGTCGCACCGAGTGTGATTGTTGAGGAACTTGCCGATAGCTCGGTGAATATTGCCTTGCGCTATTGGTGTAAATCAACTGACTATGGCACTTGCTACTACCGCACTCTGGAGGAAATCAAATATCGTTTCGATGCTGAGGGCATTGAAATACCTTTCCCACAAACGGACGTATACCTGCACAAAACCTAA
- a CDS encoding DUF4837 family protein yields MKRLLYIFVALTLLMSSCNPNKKGQGQIYLPESVGQLNSLAVVIDNELWEGSVGDTIRKYFAAPVDGLPTEEPTFSLHQVPPQVFEGNTRNSRNILLIRKEEPCKAYIKDNAFARPQVVGIVQGKTHREIACKVEEYAEQFIYAFKNNDLAEAQKRFTSSLNNDPQVEQALGFSFTMPSVYKVVKKENNFFWIERPIKGGTANIILYEMPAQPFITPDDKAQSIVKMRDSIGKRYIPGPKEGMYMVTETYLAPSIFETQLKGHRTIESKGLWEVKDFPLGGPYVNYMIEDKNNKRWVVAEGFVSAPMVPKRDFLFELEAIIKSIKFTTKK; encoded by the coding sequence ATGAAACGCCTATTATACATATTCGTTGCGCTAACCCTATTGATGAGCTCCTGCAATCCTAACAAAAAAGGACAGGGACAAATATACCTACCCGAATCTGTGGGGCAACTCAATTCCTTAGCCGTAGTGATTGATAATGAGCTATGGGAAGGTTCCGTGGGCGATACCATCCGCAAGTACTTCGCAGCCCCTGTCGATGGGCTCCCTACCGAAGAACCTACCTTCTCACTTCACCAAGTGCCCCCTCAGGTATTCGAGGGCAATACGCGCAATAGCCGCAATATCCTACTAATCCGCAAAGAAGAGCCCTGCAAGGCTTACATCAAAGACAATGCCTTTGCCCGTCCCCAAGTAGTAGGGATCGTACAAGGCAAAACCCACCGAGAGATCGCCTGCAAAGTAGAAGAGTATGCCGAGCAGTTCATCTATGCCTTTAAAAATAACGACCTTGCCGAAGCACAAAAACGATTTACCTCCTCACTGAATAACGACCCTCAGGTAGAGCAGGCTTTAGGCTTTAGCTTTACAATGCCCTCAGTATATAAGGTAGTGAAGAAAGAAAATAACTTCTTCTGGATTGAGCGCCCTATCAAGGGAGGAACTGCAAACATCATCCTCTACGAGATGCCAGCCCAACCCTTCATCACTCCTGATGACAAAGCCCAGAGTATCGTAAAAATGCGCGACTCCATAGGCAAACGCTACATACCAGGTCCCAAAGAGGGAATGTATATGGTCACCGAAACCTACTTAGCACCAAGCATCTTCGAAACACAACTCAAAGGGCACCGCACCATTGAAAGCAAAGGGCTTTGGGAGGTAAAAGACTTCCCTTTAGGAGGCCCCTACGTCAACTATATGATTGAAGATAAAAACAACAAGCGTTGGGTAGTAGCCGAAGGCTTCGTCTCAGCACCAATGGTGCCCAAGCGCGACTTCCTTTTTGAGCTCGAAGCAATCATCAAGTCTATAAAATTCACCACTAAAAAATAA
- a CDS encoding phosphoribosylglycinamide formyltransferase encodes MKKIIIFASGSGTNAERITTYFQEKGNAEVTLIITNNPQAGVLSRAKHLGVPTLVADRNVLYHSEIVLSLMKQLQPDLIVLAGFLWKFPTPIIEAFPNRIINIHPALLPKYGGKGMYGHFVHEAVIAHGESESGITIHYVNEHYDQGTIIYQAKTEVERSDNAERLAEKIHSLEYRHLPEVIERLLFP; translated from the coding sequence ATGAAAAAAATCATCATTTTCGCCTCAGGATCAGGCACTAATGCCGAACGTATCACCACCTATTTCCAAGAAAAAGGCAACGCAGAGGTAACCCTCATCATCACCAACAACCCACAAGCGGGAGTACTTTCACGTGCCAAACACCTCGGAGTTCCCACCTTAGTTGCCGATCGCAATGTCTTATACCACAGCGAGATAGTCCTTTCACTAATGAAGCAATTACAGCCCGATCTCATTGTGTTAGCGGGCTTCCTCTGGAAATTCCCTACACCCATCATCGAGGCATTCCCCAACCGCATCATCAACATCCACCCTGCCCTACTGCCTAAATACGGTGGCAAAGGAATGTACGGACACTTTGTGCACGAAGCCGTTATAGCCCACGGCGAAAGTGAAAGCGGCATCACCATACACTACGTCAATGAGCACTATGATCAAGGCACCATCATCTACCAAGCAAAAACGGAAGTGGAACGAAGCGATAACGCAGAGCGCTTAGCCGAGAAAATACACTCCCTCGAATATCGCCACCTCCCAGAAGTGATTGAGCGTCTTCTCTTTCCCTAA